One Thalassotalea hakodatensis DNA segment encodes these proteins:
- the arfB gene encoding alternative ribosome rescue aminoacyl-tRNA hydrolase ArfB, whose translation MLDISNNVTLAEWEIELNAIRSQGSGGQRVNKVATAIHLRFDIKRSSLPSVYKERLLGLSDSRITADGVVIIKSQSHRTQDMNKQEALERLKELILSAMVVQKKRRPTKPTKSSQRKRMDSKTKKGVTKSLRGKVNL comes from the coding sequence ATGTTAGACATTTCAAACAACGTAACCCTTGCGGAATGGGAAATCGAACTTAATGCTATTCGTTCTCAAGGCAGTGGAGGGCAGCGAGTAAATAAGGTTGCTACCGCCATTCATTTAAGGTTCGATATAAAAAGATCTTCATTGCCTAGTGTTTATAAAGAGCGTTTATTGGGGCTTTCTGATAGTCGTATAACCGCTGATGGCGTGGTTATTATCAAGTCTCAGTCACATAGAACACAAGACATGAATAAGCAGGAAGCTCTTGAGCGTCTCAAGGAATTGATACTTTCTGCAATGGTTGTGCAAAAAAAGCGTCGCCCCACTAAACCAACGAAAAGCTCACAGCGAAAAAGAATGGACAGTAAAACTAAAAAAGGAGTTACCAAATCATTGCGCGGAAAAGTAAATTTATAA